In the genome of Oncorhynchus masou masou isolate Uvic2021 chromosome 26, UVic_Omas_1.1, whole genome shotgun sequence, one region contains:
- the LOC135514921 gene encoding transcription termination factor 1-like isoform X2 produces MLGTPTSTKQGVRENSMLFEMSRISPLMFEDTPELISSVAPDTVEGCKKNKKKKKKTEALSEQGSEEPAIEHNQKDGHQLTVEKRGEEPKHKEQTVTVVEKKKLKKGKQEKQLNVVHSEMDVPDPEEQTGGKTKKKSKNLQTQQVGAEGVTADEKNMNSRKNKRKHNNIEPERVIDSVLSKAAVDVSAVTAPDEARKSKKKHKNRQTELEEGAESCRTVSRTAEDPEIIELHTETVKSGERMVTEAEENVKEKRKQNKKKHRESELNDCPYKADLPGIKEQTERKLKSKRSKTDGGSTAVEVSGRKKKQRRASDKGMASVHSAADVLDLAGTNGETEEGTHSVIETGTQHNKPCLKEETLSVDDWHALKDLKEFIPNVESKSADEIHKMIKYDLDRFKEFRRQGLSLRSGRFNAQENERLRSNVYDFLSLTGIQSGSELFHPQRFKEEEANIKKLKRQHRFHEKIGEGIPRPWHQVYIRGRKMFDGSNYKGRFTKEELHSLKKLQTLHGNKWAKISQLTGRSESSLEKRFAQMSANRGAWTEEELKRLMEAVRKHLVGQAEPGSGPATVRKDHLYNNIPWTDVCQAVETRHWSQCRIKWLAVLKHKMACGQPVFSGGTQSLQGKVDLIKALNAMQIEDAADIDWEEIAYTIGDVTPRYIQTHYYRLKVASVPMWQSMSFCEIIDFLNSRVLPNFEERLQVLINSGEMVSRNDPQELFLLSEIFDNEDSDYHSEVQNS; encoded by the exons ATGCTAGGGACTCCAACATCCACCAAACAAGGGGTACGTGAGAATTCCATGTTGTTTGAGATGTCTCGAATATCCCCTCTTATGTTTGAAGACACTCCTGAATTAATCTCATCAGTGGCACCTGATACAGTCGAGggatgcaaaaaaaacaaaaagaagaagaaaaagactgAAGCACTATCTGAACAGGGATCAGAAGAACCGGCAATTGAGCATAATCAAAAGGATGGTCACCAGTTGACAGTAGAGAAAAGGGGTGAAGAACCTAAACATAAAGAGCAAACAGTGACTGTGGTGGAGAAGAAGAAACTCAAAAAAGGAAAGCAAGAGAAGCAGCTAAATGTTGTTCACAGTGAAATGGATGTACCAGATCCTGAGGAACAAACTGGTGGGAAAACAAAGAAAAAGTCAAAGAATCTTCAAACACAACAGGTGGGAGCAGAGGGAGTGACTGCTGATGAGAAGAATATGAATAGCCGGAAGAATAAGAGAAAACATAATAACATTGAGCCAGAACGGGTGATAGACAGTGTCCTCTCAAAGGCTGCAGTAGACGTTTCAGCTGTAACTGCACCAGATGAGGCCAGAAAGAGTAAGAAGAAGCACAAGAACAGACAAACAGAACTTGAAGAGGGAGCGGAAAGCTGTCGGACAGTTTCAAGAACAGCAGAGGATCCAGAAATCATAGAACTGCACACTGAAACAGTCAAGAGTGGTGAACGTATGGTAACTGAGGCAGAGGAGAACGTAAAAGAGAAGAggaaacaaaataagaaaaaacacagagagagtgaaCTGAATGATTGTCCATATAAAGCAGACCTTCCAGGTATAAAAGAACAAACTGAAAGAAAATTGAAGTCAAAGAGGTCGAAAACAGATGGAGGGTCTACAGCTGTGGAGGTCAGCGGGAGAAAGAAAAAACAACGCAGAGCATCAGACAAGGGAATGGCCAGTGTCCACTCTGCAGCAGATGTTTTGGATTTAGCTGGAACAAACGGTGAGACAGAGGAGGGCACCCATTCAGTCATTGAGACAGGGACCCAACACAACAAACCCTGCCTAAAGGAAGAAACTCTAAG TGTGGACGACTGGCATGCTCTGAAGGATCTCAAAGAGTTCATTCCCAATGTTGAGTCAAAGTCGGCTGACGAGATCCATAAGATGATAAAGTATGATCTTGATCGATTCAAGGAATTCCGAAGACAAG GCCTTTCCCTGCGAAGTGGAAGATTCAATGCGCAGGAGAACGAACGACTCAGGAGTAACGTCTACGACTTCCTGTCTCTCACTGGGATTCAGAGTGGCTCTGAGCTCTTCCATCCACAGCGCTTCAAAGAGGAAGAAGCAAATATCAAGAAATTGAAGAGGCAGCACAGATTCCATGAAAAAATAG GTGAAGGAATACCCAGGCCTTGGCATCAAGTCTATATTCGTGGGAGGAAAATGTTTGATGGCAGCAACTACAAGGGCAG GTTCACCAAAGAAGAGCTTCACTCTTTGAAAAAACTGCAGACGTTGCACGGCAACAAGTGGGCGAAGATCTCGCAGTTGACTGGCCGAAGCGAATCGTCCCTAGAGAAACGTTTCGCTCAAATGT CTGCAAACAGAGGCGCGTGGACCGAGGAAGAACTGAAAAGACTAATGGAAGCTGTGCGGAAGCACCTGGTGGGACAGGCAGAGCCTGGCAGTGGACCAGCTACCGTCAGGAAAGACCATCTGTACAACAACATCCCCTGGACAGATGTGTGCCAGGCGGTTGAAACGCGCCACTGGTCCCAGTGTCGAATAAAATG GTTGGCTGTTTTGAAGCACAAAATGGCATGTGGACAACCAGTATTCAGTGGCGGCACACAATCCTTACAGGGCAAAGTGGATTTGATCAAAGC GTTGAATGCAATGCAGATAGAAGATGCTGCAGATATCGACTGGGAAGAAATTGCTTACACAATTGG GGATGTCACGCCGCGCTACATTCAGACACACTACTACAGGTTAAAGGTAGCCAGCGTTCCGATGTGGCAGAGCATGTCCTTCTGTG AGATCATCGACTTCCTCAACAGTAGAGTTCTCCCCAATTTTGAAGAGCGCCTCCAAGTTCTGATAAACTCAGGAGAGATGGTGTCCAGAAACGATCCTCAAGagctctttctcctctctgaaATCTTTGATAATGAGGACAGCGACTACCACAGCGAGGTTCAGAACAGTTAA
- the LOC135514920 gene encoding gelsolin-like isoform X1 → MAHHPEFKRAGKKPGLQVWRVESLDLVAVPESLHGGFYSGDAYLVLNTIKQRSGHLQYDLHFWQGDDCTQDESGAAAIFTIQIDDYLGGKPIQYREVQGYESRTFSGYFKTGLKYMKGGVASGFKHVVSNEVKVQRLLQVRGRRVVRATEVAVSWDSFNQGDIFILDLGNEVYQWCGSKANNFEKLKATQVSKDIRDNERCGRAELYIYDEGAECEKMLEILGPKPDLPEAKSDDTNTDVSNRKLAKLYKVSNASGDMGIDMVSSENPFSQNALESSDCFILDNGPNGRIFVWKGKDANKEERSAVMSAAEQFITKMGYPKHTQIQILPENGETPLFKQFFKIWRDADHTVGLGTAYVSNKIAKIKKVPFDASTLHHSDAMAAQHGMVDEGNGEKQIWRIEGADKVPVEPSTYGRFYGGDSYIILYNYHHGGRNGQVIYIWQGVDSSQDEIGASAILAAQLDDELGGGAVQVRVIQGKEPAHLMSLFGGQPMVVHQGGTSREGGQAQAADTQLFQVRSNPAGCTRAIEVDAAASNLNSNDVFVLVTPASSFIWVGKGTSDSEKHGAQKLSDRLGVSASELAEGEEADDFWDALGGKADYRTSARLKNKMDVHPPRLFACSNKTGQFVIEEVPGEMTQEDLAPDDVMLLDTWEQIFVWIGGEAHEEEKTEGIASAVRYIETDPTKRDSSTPIVKLKQGHEPPTFTGWFLGWDHGYWSSDPLERAMAGLRV, encoded by the exons ATGGCGCACCACCCTGAGTTTAAGAGGGCCGGGAAGAAGCCTGGGCTCCAGGTGTGGAGAGTTGAGAGTCTGGACCTGGTGGCCGTGCCAGAGAGTCTGCATGGCGGGTTCTACTCAGGGGACGCATACCTTGTTCTTAATACCATTAAGCAACGTTCTGGGCATCTACAGTATGACCTTCACTTCTGGCAAG GAGATGACTGTACACAAGATGAGAGTGGAGCAGCAGCCATTTTTACCATCCAAATAGATGACTACCTGGGTGGCAAACCTATTCAGTACCGTGAGGTGCAGGGTTACGAGTCAAGAACATTTTCAGGCTACTTCAAAACTGGACTGAAGTACATG AAAGGGGGTGTGGCTTCAGGGTTCAAGCATGTGGTGTCCAATGAGGTTAAGGTGCAGCGTCTGCTCCAGGTCAGGGGTCGGCGTGTGGTTCGAGCCACAGAGGTAGCAGTCAGTTGGGACAGCTTCAACCAGGGAGACATCTTTATCCTCGACCTGGGCAAC GAGGTCTATCAATGGTGTGGTTCCAAGGCCAATAACTTTGAGAAGCTGAAGGCCACTCAGGTGTCAAAGGATATCCGTGACAATGAACGATGTGGGCGGGCTGAGTTGTACATATATGATGAGGGGGCAGAATGTGAGAAGATGCTGGAG ATTCTTGGACCCAAACCCGATTTGCCTGAGGCAAAATCAGATGACACAAATACAGACGTGTCCAATAGGAAGCTGGCGAAATTATACAAG gtGTCTAATGCCAGTGGGGATATGGGCATTGATATGGTATCATCGGAGAACCCGTTTTCACAGAATGCCCTGGAGTCAAGTGACTGCTTTATCTTGGACAATGGCCCCAATGGCAGGATCTTTGTCTGGAAAG GTAAGGACGCTAACAAAGAGGAGAGAAGTGCGGTGATGAGTGCTGCCGAACAGTTTATCACAAAGATGGGCTACCCGAAACACACCCAGATCCAGATCCTACCTGAGAATGGGGAGACCCCACTATTCAAGCAGTTCTTCAAAATCTGGCGTGACGCGGACCATACAGTGGGGTTGGGAACCGCCTACGTGTCCAACAAAATCGCCAAGATCAAGAAGGTTCCCTTCGATGCCTCCACTCTCCATCACTCGGATGCCATGGCGGCTCAGCATGGGATGGTGGAcgaggggaatggagagaagcAG ATCTGGCGTATTGAGGGAGCTGACAAGGTGCCTGTGGAGCCCTCCACTTACGGACGATTCTATGGGGGAGACAGCTACATCATCCTCTACAACTACCATCATGGAGGCCGTAACGGACAGGTCATCTACATATG GCAAGGAGTGGATTCTAGCCAGGATGAAATTGGTGCCTCGGCCATCTTGGCTGCTCAGCTGGATGACGAGTTGGGAGGAGGGGCAGTACAG GTGCGGGTGATCCAGGGTAAGGAGCCTGCCCACCTCATGAGTCTTTTCGGGGGACAGCCGATGGTAGTGCACCAGGGTGGTACCTCCAGAGAGGGTGGCCAGGCCCAGGCTGCAGACACACAGCTGTTCCAGGTGCGGTCCAACCCTGCTGGCTGCACACGGGCCATAGAG GTTGATGCTGCTGCCTCAAATCTGAACTCCAATGACGTGTTTGTGCTGGTGACCCCGGCATCCTCCTTCATATGGGTGGGAAAGGGAACAAGTGACAGTGAGAAGCATGGAGCTCAAAAGCTAAGTGACCGTCTAGGGGTCTCAGCCTCAGAGCTGGCCGAGGGGGAAGAAGCAG aTGACTTTTGGGATGCTCTGGGAGGTAAAGCAGACTACCGTACCTCAGCCAGACTGAAAAACAAAATGGACGTTCATCCACCACGCCTGTTTGCCTGCTCCAACAAAACTGGCCAGTTCGTT ATTGAAGAGGTGCCTGGGGAGATGACACAAGAAGACCTGGCCCCAGATGATGTCATGCTCTTGGACACCTGGGAACAG ATCTTTGTTTGGATCGGAGGTGAAGCTCatgaggaggagaagacagagggtaTTGCCTCAG CTGTTCGTTACATAGAGACAGACCCTACCAAGCGGGATAGCAGTACACCTATAGTGAAGTTAAAGCAAGGTCATGAGCCTCCCACATTCACTGGCTGGTTCTTGGGCTGGGACCATGGGTACTGGAGCAGTGATCCCCTTGAAAGGGCCATGGCTGGTCTGCGTGTCTGA
- the LOC135514920 gene encoding gelsolin-like isoform X2, with the protein MAHHPEFKRAGKKPGLQVWRVESLDLVAVPESLHGGFYSGDAYLVLNTIKQRSGHLQYDLHFWQGDDCTQDESGAAAIFTIQIDDYLGGKPIQYREVQGYESRTFSGYFKTGLKYMKGGVASGFKHVVSNEVKVQRLLQVRGRRVVRATEVAVSWDSFNQGDIFILDLGNEVYQWCGSKANNFEKLKATQVSKDIRDNERCGRAELYIYDEGAECEKMLEILGPKPDLPEAKSDDTNTDVSNRKLAKLYKVSNASGDMGIDMVSSENPFSQNALESSDCFILDNGPNGRIFVWKGKDANKEERSAVMSAAEQFITKMGYPKHTQIQILPENGETPLFKQFFKIWRDADHTVGLGTAYVSNKIAKIKKVPFDASTLHHSDAMAAQHGMVDEGNGEKQIWRIEGADKVPVEPSTYGRFYGGDSYIILYNYHHGGRNGQVIYIWQGVDSSQDEIGASAILAAQLDDELGGGAVQVRVIQGKEPAHLMSLFGGQPMVVHQGGTSREGGQAQAADTQLFQVRSNPAGCTRAIEVDAAASNLNSNDVFVLVTPASSFIWVGKGTSDSEKHGAQKLSDRLGVSASELAEGEEADDFWDALGGKADYRTSARLKNKMDVHPPRLFACSNKTGQFVIEEVPGEMTQEDLAPDDVMLLDTWEQIFVWIGGEAHEEEKTEGIASGKQCCSLHRDRPYQAG; encoded by the exons ATGGCGCACCACCCTGAGTTTAAGAGGGCCGGGAAGAAGCCTGGGCTCCAGGTGTGGAGAGTTGAGAGTCTGGACCTGGTGGCCGTGCCAGAGAGTCTGCATGGCGGGTTCTACTCAGGGGACGCATACCTTGTTCTTAATACCATTAAGCAACGTTCTGGGCATCTACAGTATGACCTTCACTTCTGGCAAG GAGATGACTGTACACAAGATGAGAGTGGAGCAGCAGCCATTTTTACCATCCAAATAGATGACTACCTGGGTGGCAAACCTATTCAGTACCGTGAGGTGCAGGGTTACGAGTCAAGAACATTTTCAGGCTACTTCAAAACTGGACTGAAGTACATG AAAGGGGGTGTGGCTTCAGGGTTCAAGCATGTGGTGTCCAATGAGGTTAAGGTGCAGCGTCTGCTCCAGGTCAGGGGTCGGCGTGTGGTTCGAGCCACAGAGGTAGCAGTCAGTTGGGACAGCTTCAACCAGGGAGACATCTTTATCCTCGACCTGGGCAAC GAGGTCTATCAATGGTGTGGTTCCAAGGCCAATAACTTTGAGAAGCTGAAGGCCACTCAGGTGTCAAAGGATATCCGTGACAATGAACGATGTGGGCGGGCTGAGTTGTACATATATGATGAGGGGGCAGAATGTGAGAAGATGCTGGAG ATTCTTGGACCCAAACCCGATTTGCCTGAGGCAAAATCAGATGACACAAATACAGACGTGTCCAATAGGAAGCTGGCGAAATTATACAAG gtGTCTAATGCCAGTGGGGATATGGGCATTGATATGGTATCATCGGAGAACCCGTTTTCACAGAATGCCCTGGAGTCAAGTGACTGCTTTATCTTGGACAATGGCCCCAATGGCAGGATCTTTGTCTGGAAAG GTAAGGACGCTAACAAAGAGGAGAGAAGTGCGGTGATGAGTGCTGCCGAACAGTTTATCACAAAGATGGGCTACCCGAAACACACCCAGATCCAGATCCTACCTGAGAATGGGGAGACCCCACTATTCAAGCAGTTCTTCAAAATCTGGCGTGACGCGGACCATACAGTGGGGTTGGGAACCGCCTACGTGTCCAACAAAATCGCCAAGATCAAGAAGGTTCCCTTCGATGCCTCCACTCTCCATCACTCGGATGCCATGGCGGCTCAGCATGGGATGGTGGAcgaggggaatggagagaagcAG ATCTGGCGTATTGAGGGAGCTGACAAGGTGCCTGTGGAGCCCTCCACTTACGGACGATTCTATGGGGGAGACAGCTACATCATCCTCTACAACTACCATCATGGAGGCCGTAACGGACAGGTCATCTACATATG GCAAGGAGTGGATTCTAGCCAGGATGAAATTGGTGCCTCGGCCATCTTGGCTGCTCAGCTGGATGACGAGTTGGGAGGAGGGGCAGTACAG GTGCGGGTGATCCAGGGTAAGGAGCCTGCCCACCTCATGAGTCTTTTCGGGGGACAGCCGATGGTAGTGCACCAGGGTGGTACCTCCAGAGAGGGTGGCCAGGCCCAGGCTGCAGACACACAGCTGTTCCAGGTGCGGTCCAACCCTGCTGGCTGCACACGGGCCATAGAG GTTGATGCTGCTGCCTCAAATCTGAACTCCAATGACGTGTTTGTGCTGGTGACCCCGGCATCCTCCTTCATATGGGTGGGAAAGGGAACAAGTGACAGTGAGAAGCATGGAGCTCAAAAGCTAAGTGACCGTCTAGGGGTCTCAGCCTCAGAGCTGGCCGAGGGGGAAGAAGCAG aTGACTTTTGGGATGCTCTGGGAGGTAAAGCAGACTACCGTACCTCAGCCAGACTGAAAAACAAAATGGACGTTCATCCACCACGCCTGTTTGCCTGCTCCAACAAAACTGGCCAGTTCGTT ATTGAAGAGGTGCCTGGGGAGATGACACAAGAAGACCTGGCCCCAGATGATGTCATGCTCTTGGACACCTGGGAACAG ATCTTTGTTTGGATCGGAGGTGAAGCTCatgaggaggagaagacagagggtaTTGCCTCAGGTAAGCAATG CTGTTCGTTACATAGAGACAGACCCTACCAAGCGGGATAG
- the LOC135514921 gene encoding transcription termination factor 1-like isoform X1 has protein sequence MYISGFPAMSLWSPRFHFPHVFNQTEKIGYAAATMLGTPTSTKQGVRENSMLFEMSRISPLMFEDTPELISSVAPDTVEGCKKNKKKKKKTEALSEQGSEEPAIEHNQKDGHQLTVEKRGEEPKHKEQTVTVVEKKKLKKGKQEKQLNVVHSEMDVPDPEEQTGGKTKKKSKNLQTQQVGAEGVTADEKNMNSRKNKRKHNNIEPERVIDSVLSKAAVDVSAVTAPDEARKSKKKHKNRQTELEEGAESCRTVSRTAEDPEIIELHTETVKSGERMVTEAEENVKEKRKQNKKKHRESELNDCPYKADLPGIKEQTERKLKSKRSKTDGGSTAVEVSGRKKKQRRASDKGMASVHSAADVLDLAGTNGETEEGTHSVIETGTQHNKPCLKEETLSVDDWHALKDLKEFIPNVESKSADEIHKMIKYDLDRFKEFRRQGLSLRSGRFNAQENERLRSNVYDFLSLTGIQSGSELFHPQRFKEEEANIKKLKRQHRFHEKIGEGIPRPWHQVYIRGRKMFDGSNYKGRFTKEELHSLKKLQTLHGNKWAKISQLTGRSESSLEKRFAQMSANRGAWTEEELKRLMEAVRKHLVGQAEPGSGPATVRKDHLYNNIPWTDVCQAVETRHWSQCRIKWLAVLKHKMACGQPVFSGGTQSLQGKVDLIKALNAMQIEDAADIDWEEIAYTIGDVTPRYIQTHYYRLKVASVPMWQSMSFCEIIDFLNSRVLPNFEERLQVLINSGEMVSRNDPQELFLLSEIFDNEDSDYHSEVQNS, from the exons ATGTACATTTCCGGATTTCCGGCCATGTCGCTTTGGTCGCCAAGGTTCCACTTTCCACACGTGTTCAACCAG ACAGAGAAAATAGGATATGCTGCAGCCACCATGCTAGGGACTCCAACATCCACCAAACAAGGGGTACGTGAGAATTCCATGTTGTTTGAGATGTCTCGAATATCCCCTCTTATGTTTGAAGACACTCCTGAATTAATCTCATCAGTGGCACCTGATACAGTCGAGggatgcaaaaaaaacaaaaagaagaagaaaaagactgAAGCACTATCTGAACAGGGATCAGAAGAACCGGCAATTGAGCATAATCAAAAGGATGGTCACCAGTTGACAGTAGAGAAAAGGGGTGAAGAACCTAAACATAAAGAGCAAACAGTGACTGTGGTGGAGAAGAAGAAACTCAAAAAAGGAAAGCAAGAGAAGCAGCTAAATGTTGTTCACAGTGAAATGGATGTACCAGATCCTGAGGAACAAACTGGTGGGAAAACAAAGAAAAAGTCAAAGAATCTTCAAACACAACAGGTGGGAGCAGAGGGAGTGACTGCTGATGAGAAGAATATGAATAGCCGGAAGAATAAGAGAAAACATAATAACATTGAGCCAGAACGGGTGATAGACAGTGTCCTCTCAAAGGCTGCAGTAGACGTTTCAGCTGTAACTGCACCAGATGAGGCCAGAAAGAGTAAGAAGAAGCACAAGAACAGACAAACAGAACTTGAAGAGGGAGCGGAAAGCTGTCGGACAGTTTCAAGAACAGCAGAGGATCCAGAAATCATAGAACTGCACACTGAAACAGTCAAGAGTGGTGAACGTATGGTAACTGAGGCAGAGGAGAACGTAAAAGAGAAGAggaaacaaaataagaaaaaacacagagagagtgaaCTGAATGATTGTCCATATAAAGCAGACCTTCCAGGTATAAAAGAACAAACTGAAAGAAAATTGAAGTCAAAGAGGTCGAAAACAGATGGAGGGTCTACAGCTGTGGAGGTCAGCGGGAGAAAGAAAAAACAACGCAGAGCATCAGACAAGGGAATGGCCAGTGTCCACTCTGCAGCAGATGTTTTGGATTTAGCTGGAACAAACGGTGAGACAGAGGAGGGCACCCATTCAGTCATTGAGACAGGGACCCAACACAACAAACCCTGCCTAAAGGAAGAAACTCTAAG TGTGGACGACTGGCATGCTCTGAAGGATCTCAAAGAGTTCATTCCCAATGTTGAGTCAAAGTCGGCTGACGAGATCCATAAGATGATAAAGTATGATCTTGATCGATTCAAGGAATTCCGAAGACAAG GCCTTTCCCTGCGAAGTGGAAGATTCAATGCGCAGGAGAACGAACGACTCAGGAGTAACGTCTACGACTTCCTGTCTCTCACTGGGATTCAGAGTGGCTCTGAGCTCTTCCATCCACAGCGCTTCAAAGAGGAAGAAGCAAATATCAAGAAATTGAAGAGGCAGCACAGATTCCATGAAAAAATAG GTGAAGGAATACCCAGGCCTTGGCATCAAGTCTATATTCGTGGGAGGAAAATGTTTGATGGCAGCAACTACAAGGGCAG GTTCACCAAAGAAGAGCTTCACTCTTTGAAAAAACTGCAGACGTTGCACGGCAACAAGTGGGCGAAGATCTCGCAGTTGACTGGCCGAAGCGAATCGTCCCTAGAGAAACGTTTCGCTCAAATGT CTGCAAACAGAGGCGCGTGGACCGAGGAAGAACTGAAAAGACTAATGGAAGCTGTGCGGAAGCACCTGGTGGGACAGGCAGAGCCTGGCAGTGGACCAGCTACCGTCAGGAAAGACCATCTGTACAACAACATCCCCTGGACAGATGTGTGCCAGGCGGTTGAAACGCGCCACTGGTCCCAGTGTCGAATAAAATG GTTGGCTGTTTTGAAGCACAAAATGGCATGTGGACAACCAGTATTCAGTGGCGGCACACAATCCTTACAGGGCAAAGTGGATTTGATCAAAGC GTTGAATGCAATGCAGATAGAAGATGCTGCAGATATCGACTGGGAAGAAATTGCTTACACAATTGG GGATGTCACGCCGCGCTACATTCAGACACACTACTACAGGTTAAAGGTAGCCAGCGTTCCGATGTGGCAGAGCATGTCCTTCTGTG AGATCATCGACTTCCTCAACAGTAGAGTTCTCCCCAATTTTGAAGAGCGCCTCCAAGTTCTGATAAACTCAGGAGAGATGGTGTCCAGAAACGATCCTCAAGagctctttctcctctctgaaATCTTTGATAATGAGGACAGCGACTACCACAGCGAGGTTCAGAACAGTTAA